The following proteins come from a genomic window of Desmospora profundinema:
- the spoIIIAF gene encoding stage III sporulation protein AF gives MIEWLSDWLKQIVILVLIATFLDLLLPNNALERYVKLVMGLLIILAMLVPIFDLFHADWDFTDFILDRAVQQESLDPIHKIKQDAKTLAGNREGLVREEVEQQLGESIGSEVSQRFKMEVTSITVQLETGDDGSVDGIKQVRITLQPATEKKEGSRQTRPVDEVSPVIVDLDKRGESPPLDRKQDGRSAEIASFVAEKWEMPVGRVHVTVEEGS, from the coding sequence ATGATTGAGTGGTTGAGTGACTGGTTGAAACAGATCGTCATTCTGGTGCTAATTGCCACTTTCCTGGATCTCCTGTTGCCCAACAATGCCCTGGAGCGGTATGTCAAGCTGGTGATGGGACTGTTGATCATTTTAGCGATGCTGGTACCGATCTTTGACCTTTTCCATGCAGACTGGGATTTTACGGATTTTATCTTGGATCGAGCGGTTCAACAAGAATCGTTGGATCCCATTCACAAGATCAAACAGGATGCGAAAACATTGGCGGGAAATCGGGAAGGATTGGTGCGGGAAGAGGTGGAGCAACAACTGGGAGAGAGCATCGGTTCGGAGGTTTCCCAGCGGTTCAAGATGGAAGTGACAAGCATCACTGTCCAACTAGAGACTGGAGATGACGGATCAGTTGATGGAATTAAACAGGTTCGGATCACACTCCAACCGGCGACCGAAAAAAAAGAAGGGAGCCGACAAACCAGACCGGTGGATGAGGTGAGTCCCGTGATTGTGGATCTGGATAAAAGGGGGGAATCCCCGCCGCTGGACCGGAAGCAAGATGGGCGAAGTGCCGAGATCGCCTCATTTGTGGCGGAAAAATGGGAAATGCCCGTCGGGCGGGTACACGTGACGGTGGAAGAAGGTTC
- the spoIIIAA gene encoding stage III sporulation protein AA — protein sequence MSSPVLEVLPLSIREMLESLPHSVRGRLEEVRIREGRPLEVITPDRSWFLGPSGLVQGSERAYFPDREDCAKMLNLISHHSLYALEEELRRGYVTIEGGHRIGLVGRAVVEGGQVRRLRSVSGFNLRIAREVRGVAGGVIPYLHHRGRLFNTLIVSPPQCGKTTLLRDLVRVVSEGERDLPSHKVGVVDERSEIAGCVEGVPQHDIGPRTDVLDACPKAEGMMMMIRSMSPDLLVVDEIGRHEDGEAVFEAMHAGVRLFTTAHGRSLEEVCRRPTLSRLIRESAFDRLVLLSRKKGPGTLEGIYDESLQPLPGKEQRVKVR from the coding sequence ATGTCGTCTCCGGTTTTGGAAGTCCTGCCTCTCTCCATTCGCGAAATGCTAGAATCCCTGCCTCACTCCGTTCGCGGACGATTAGAAGAAGTGCGGATCCGAGAGGGACGGCCGCTGGAAGTGATTACACCGGATCGCAGCTGGTTTTTGGGTCCATCCGGTTTGGTCCAAGGATCGGAACGGGCCTATTTCCCCGACAGAGAAGACTGTGCCAAGATGCTCAATCTAATCAGCCATCACTCCTTATATGCCTTGGAAGAGGAACTGCGGAGAGGATATGTCACGATTGAGGGAGGGCACCGGATTGGTTTGGTTGGAAGGGCTGTGGTGGAAGGAGGGCAAGTTCGACGTTTGCGCTCGGTTTCCGGATTTAATCTGAGAATTGCCAGGGAGGTGCGGGGGGTCGCCGGGGGAGTGATTCCTTATCTTCATCATAGAGGTCGTCTCTTCAATACTTTGATTGTCTCGCCTCCCCAATGTGGAAAAACCACCCTGCTTCGCGACCTGGTTCGAGTGGTGAGTGAGGGGGAAAGAGATCTTCCTTCCCACAAGGTGGGGGTAGTGGACGAGCGGTCCGAAATTGCCGGTTGTGTCGAAGGAGTTCCCCAACATGATATCGGTCCCCGTACCGATGTACTGGATGCCTGTCCCAAAGCGGAGGGGATGATGATGATGATCCGATCCATGTCTCCGGACTTGTTGGTAGTGGACGAAATCGGGCGACATGAAGACGGTGAAGCCGTGTTTGAAGCGATGCACGCCGGAGTTCGTCTCTTCACCACCGCTCACGGCCGCTCCCTGGAGGAGGTGTGCCGCAGGCCCACTCTTTCCCGGCTGATCCGGGAATCCGCTTTTGACCGGTTGGTACTGCTCAGCCGAAAAAAGGGTCCGGGCACATTGGAAGGGATCTACGACGAATCCTTGCAACCGTTGCCTGGGAAGGAACAAAGGGTGAAAGTCCGGTGA
- a CDS encoding MFS transporter translates to MAAEQAGSNDTKPKTGIWVLSILSSVPIIMVLGNSMLIPVLPTIQSEMEISKFQVSLLITLFSAGAGITIPFAGILSDRLGRRAIIAPSLLIYGAGGLVTGIAALMGGGFFWLMLTGRILQGIGAAGTAPIAMALVSDLYQKAERSQALGIIEAANGMGKVVSPILGSLLALITWWSLFFFFPILCIPIALGIWYIVKESEKQKEAQPLSQYKDHLLKTWERQGRWLLVAFLAGAVSLFILFGVLFFLSDFLEKRYGIEGVLKGAILAIPLLALCTTSYLTGRYVKQKTRLMRRLIVLGLFMVAGGMTLVPFITNTYLLIAILIGIGTGSGLILPCLNTLITSAVGSKERGIVTSLYGSVRFLGVALGPPIFGALANQKWWLFLGSAALALVVGLLSLWAIRQPQRLRGKDGQSRLYLHKGNLKPT, encoded by the coding sequence ATGGCTGCGGAACAAGCCGGTTCGAACGATACGAAACCCAAAACCGGAATTTGGGTATTAAGTATTCTCAGCTCAGTTCCCATTATTATGGTCTTGGGCAACTCCATGTTGATCCCGGTCCTGCCGACCATCCAGTCTGAAATGGAGATTTCCAAATTTCAGGTAAGCCTTTTGATCACCTTATTTTCCGCAGGAGCGGGGATCACCATCCCTTTTGCCGGAATTCTGTCTGATCGGTTGGGTAGACGAGCCATTATTGCTCCCTCTCTTCTCATTTACGGAGCAGGAGGGTTGGTGACCGGCATCGCCGCCTTGATGGGCGGAGGTTTTTTTTGGTTAATGCTGACGGGAAGGATCTTACAAGGCATAGGTGCGGCTGGAACGGCTCCCATTGCAATGGCCTTGGTCAGCGATCTCTATCAGAAAGCCGAACGAAGCCAAGCCCTGGGAATCATCGAAGCGGCCAATGGCATGGGCAAAGTGGTCAGTCCCATTCTCGGCTCTCTTCTGGCACTGATCACTTGGTGGTCCCTCTTCTTTTTCTTTCCAATCCTCTGCATTCCCATCGCGCTGGGTATTTGGTATATCGTAAAAGAATCCGAAAAGCAAAAGGAGGCCCAACCCCTATCTCAGTATAAAGATCATTTGCTGAAAACATGGGAACGGCAAGGAAGATGGCTTTTGGTCGCTTTTTTAGCCGGGGCTGTCAGCTTATTCATCCTGTTTGGCGTCTTGTTTTTCTTGTCCGACTTTCTGGAAAAACGATATGGAATCGAAGGCGTGCTCAAAGGTGCCATCCTGGCGATTCCCCTTTTGGCCTTGTGCACCACATCGTATCTTACCGGCCGGTACGTCAAACAAAAAACCCGATTGATGAGAAGGCTGATCGTACTGGGATTGTTTATGGTTGCCGGCGGAATGACACTGGTTCCTTTCATCACCAATACTTACCTGTTGATCGCCATCCTCATCGGAATCGGAACCGGATCTGGTCTGATTCTTCCTTGTCTCAACACCTTAATCACCTCCGCCGTGGGTTCCAAAGAGCGGGGGATCGTCACCTCCCTGTATGGAAGTGTCCGTTTTTTAGGTGTCGCATTAGGGCCTCCGATTTTCGGTGCTCTGGCCAATCAAAAATGGTGGCTGTTCCTGGGAAGTGCGGCTCTTGCTCTCGTGGTGGGATTATTGTCCTTATGGGCCATCCGCCAACCCCAGCGGCTGCGGGGAAAAGACGGTCAAAGCCGCCTCTACCTGCATAAGGGTAACCTGAAACCCACTTGA
- a CDS encoding 2-phosphosulfolactate phosphatase yields the protein MNVQTVFCIDALKSEMLVHKTVIVIDVFRASSSIVTAFSRGAASIIPAETVAEARQFGKAGYLIGGERYGKHLEGFHFGNAPSDFSSSRIKGRDIVLTTTNGTRALVKASRASDVLIGCFLNAKACADKAKALHHDILLLCAGTRGEFALEDGIAAGCILHHLKEEDPTLPCDDEGLALLHAYRSINGQLSDLLSLGRSGQRLKARGRQGDIYDCIQINRYSIVPTWHQDRFVP from the coding sequence GTGAACGTACAAACGGTATTTTGTATTGACGCTCTCAAAAGCGAGATGCTGGTTCATAAGACCGTGATCGTGATCGACGTGTTCCGTGCTTCCAGCAGCATCGTGACTGCTTTTTCCCGCGGAGCCGCTTCCATCATACCGGCAGAAACCGTGGCGGAAGCGCGTCAATTCGGCAAAGCGGGCTACCTCATCGGCGGGGAGCGTTACGGCAAACATCTGGAAGGATTTCATTTCGGCAACGCCCCATCGGATTTTTCATCCTCCAGGATCAAGGGGCGTGACATTGTATTGACCACTACCAACGGCACCCGGGCCTTGGTCAAAGCCAGCCGGGCCTCCGATGTGTTAATCGGCTGTTTTCTCAATGCAAAAGCTTGTGCCGACAAGGCGAAAGCACTCCATCACGATATCCTCCTGCTCTGTGCCGGAACCCGGGGAGAGTTTGCTCTGGAAGATGGCATCGCCGCCGGATGCATTCTGCATCATTTAAAAGAGGAAGACCCCACCCTCCCCTGCGATGACGAAGGACTCGCTCTTCTTCATGCGTACCGCAGCATAAACGGTCAGTTGTCAGATCTCTTGTCTTTGGGCCGGAGCGGACAGCGTCTAAAAGCGCGAGGACGGCAGGGGGATATCTACGATTGTATTCAGATCAACCGATATTCCATCGTTCCAACGTGGCACCAAGACCGATTCGTCCCTTGA
- the spoIIIAC gene encoding stage III sporulation protein AC produces the protein MPYNVDAIFQIAGIGIIVAMMHTVLKQMGKEDYAHWVTLIGFIVVLFMVVMLVQDLFQTIKRVFLFQ, from the coding sequence ATGCCATACAACGTGGACGCCATTTTTCAGATAGCGGGGATCGGGATTATTGTCGCCATGATGCATACCGTGCTCAAACAGATGGGAAAAGAAGACTACGCCCATTGGGTCACATTGATCGGATTCATTGTGGTGTTGTTCATGGTGGTGATGCTGGTCCAGGATTTATTCCAAACGATCAAACGGGTGTTTTTATTTCAGTGA
- a CDS encoding DUF441 domain-containing protein, with the protein MKPELLLVVLIVIGLLGRSPIIATAASLLLILKLTHLERFFPAVERRGLEIGLLFLTIAVLVPFATGRISLKEVWAVFTSWPGILALAGGAIATYMNGKGLDLLKVDPQMMIGLVLGSIFGILFLRGIPVGPLMAAGITALLMKLFSWLWP; encoded by the coding sequence ATGAAACCGGAATTACTCTTGGTGGTCTTGATCGTAATCGGGTTGCTGGGACGCTCCCCCATAATCGCCACGGCGGCCAGTCTGCTTCTTATCTTGAAGCTGACCCATTTGGAGCGTTTTTTCCCTGCAGTGGAACGACGGGGCCTGGAAATCGGGCTTCTCTTTTTAACCATTGCCGTTTTGGTTCCTTTTGCCACTGGACGTATCTCTTTGAAAGAAGTGTGGGCTGTATTCACTTCCTGGCCAGGGATCCTCGCCCTCGCAGGTGGAGCGATTGCCACCTATATGAACGGCAAAGGGCTGGATTTGTTAAAAGTGGACCCCCAGATGATGATCGGTTTGGTGTTGGGATCGATCTTCGGTATCTTGTTTTTACGGGGAATTCCGGTGGGGCCGTTAATGGCGGCCGGCATTACCGCCTTGTTGATGAAACTATTCAGCTGGTTATGGCCGTAA
- the spoIIIAB gene encoding stage III sporulation protein SpoIIIAB has product MIKLVGAAFILFASTAAGFLTAKRYADRPRQIRQLRSALSLLQTEITFGSRRLDRVCSDIAHREPGPIGSLFGRAGTYMERLDGASTFECWQQAVLEVWPHTVLKDPEKQVLIDFGKTLGISDRDDQLQNLRRVQKALEKEETDARDEQSRYEHMCRSLGVLGGALIVILIY; this is encoded by the coding sequence GTGATCAAGCTGGTGGGAGCCGCTTTTATCTTGTTTGCCTCCACGGCGGCGGGTTTTTTGACGGCCAAACGCTATGCGGATCGTCCCCGTCAAATTCGTCAACTTCGCTCCGCGCTGTCCCTGTTGCAGACGGAGATTACCTTCGGTTCACGGCGACTGGATCGGGTGTGTTCGGACATTGCTCATCGGGAACCGGGGCCGATCGGAAGCCTGTTCGGTCGGGCGGGAACGTATATGGAACGGCTGGATGGAGCCTCCACCTTTGAATGTTGGCAACAGGCCGTGTTGGAGGTGTGGCCGCATACCGTCCTGAAGGATCCGGAAAAGCAGGTGCTGATCGATTTTGGCAAAACCCTCGGCATCTCCGACCGGGATGATCAGTTGCAAAACCTGCGCCGGGTGCAAAAGGCGTTGGAAAAAGAAGAGACAGATGCAAGGGATGAGCAGAGTCGCTATGAACATATGTGCCGCAGCTTGGGGGTGCTGGGCGGGGCTTTGATCGTGATCTTGATCTATTAG
- the spoIIIAD gene encoding stage III sporulation protein AD, which produces MEIIQVVGLGLIATFLILVIKEQKPVFAFLLATFTGVVIFLALIGKIADVLHVLTRLAEQARVNTLFLETILKIIGIAYIAEFGAQVTRDAGQGSIASKIELAGKILIMVMAIPIITMMIETVVQILPS; this is translated from the coding sequence TTGGAAATCATCCAGGTGGTGGGTTTGGGCCTGATCGCTACCTTTTTGATCCTGGTCATTAAAGAGCAGAAGCCGGTTTTTGCTTTTTTGTTGGCCACTTTTACCGGAGTCGTTATCTTTCTCGCCTTGATCGGAAAAATCGCCGACGTTCTCCATGTTCTGACCCGATTGGCTGAACAGGCGCGGGTGAACACCTTGTTCCTGGAGACCATCCTGAAAATTATCGGTATCGCCTATATCGCCGAGTTTGGTGCTCAGGTGACACGAGACGCAGGACAGGGTTCCATCGCTTCCAAGATTGAATTAGCGGGGAAGATCCTGATTATGGTGATGGCGATTCCCATCATTACGATGATGATAGAGACCGTGGTTCAAATTCTCCCTTCATAA
- the spoIIIAE gene encoding stage III sporulation protein AE: MCNHIRPIVTFFCLLLLLPVPVVAGNEAETLEEKVIQTQLDQLQTEEVESFWRELREEYGRFLPGEQADDVFQWVLSQERGWGLTDWGKALAAYLFHEVLYNGRLLGTIIVLTVFSMILRTLQTAFERNQVSKIAYAIAFIVIIILAMDSFSIAVESAKAAISRMIGFMLALVPLVLTLLASMGNFGSVGMFHPMIVLMIHVIGTLIHTVVFPLLFCSAILGIISALSEKYKVNQLANLLRKVSVGLLGTLLTVFLGVISVQGATAAVTDGVTIRTAKYLTGNFVPVVGRMFSDAADTVVGASLLVKNAVGMAGVVILLITIAFPALKILSLSLVYSFSAAVMQPLGNNPIIECLNIISRTLMYVFAALATVGLMFFLAITIIVAAGNLSVMIR; encoded by the coding sequence ATGTGTAACCACATCCGCCCGATCGTCACTTTTTTCTGTCTGCTGCTTCTTCTTCCTGTTCCTGTTGTAGCCGGGAATGAGGCGGAGACGCTGGAGGAAAAAGTGATTCAAACGCAGTTGGATCAATTGCAGACGGAAGAAGTGGAGTCCTTTTGGCGGGAATTGCGGGAGGAATACGGCCGCTTTCTTCCAGGGGAACAGGCAGACGACGTATTCCAATGGGTGTTGTCCCAAGAAAGGGGGTGGGGGTTAACCGATTGGGGCAAAGCGCTTGCCGCTTATCTGTTCCATGAGGTGTTGTATAACGGCAGGTTGCTGGGCACCATTATCGTTCTCACCGTCTTTAGTATGATCCTGCGTACATTGCAGACGGCCTTCGAGCGGAACCAGGTAAGTAAGATCGCCTATGCCATTGCGTTTATAGTGATTATCATCTTAGCGATGGACAGCTTTTCCATTGCAGTGGAATCGGCGAAAGCGGCGATCAGCCGGATGATTGGTTTCATGCTGGCACTGGTCCCGCTGGTATTGACCCTGCTGGCCTCCATGGGAAACTTCGGTTCGGTGGGGATGTTTCACCCGATGATCGTGCTCATGATCCATGTGATCGGGACCCTGATTCACACCGTGGTGTTTCCGCTTTTGTTTTGCTCCGCGATCCTGGGTATTATCAGTGCCCTGTCGGAGAAATACAAAGTGAACCAATTGGCCAATCTGTTGCGCAAAGTGAGTGTGGGCCTTTTGGGAACGCTTCTGACTGTTTTTCTGGGAGTGATCTCGGTTCAGGGAGCGACGGCGGCGGTCACCGACGGCGTGACCATCCGGACTGCCAAATACCTGACCGGCAACTTCGTCCCGGTAGTGGGAAGGATGTTCTCCGATGCGGCAGACACGGTGGTGGGAGCGTCGTTGCTGGTGAAAAACGCGGTCGGGATGGCAGGGGTGGTCATCCTGCTGATCACAATCGCCTTCCCGGCTTTAAAGATACTCTCCTTGTCCCTGGTCTACAGCTTTTCGGCTGCCGTGATGCAACCGCTGGGAAACAACCCGATCATCGAATGCCTGAATATCATTTCCCGCACATTGATGTATGTGTTTGCCGCGTTGGCCACCGTGGGATTAATGTTCTTTCTGGCGATCACCATCATCGTGGCGGCGGGCAACCTGTCAGTGATGATCCGATAA
- a CDS encoding phosphosulfolactate synthase — protein sequence MKDPTRQRKEKPRDRGLTMVIDKGLGLGAYRDVIQLAGSYIDFMKLGFGTAVLTPVSLLAEKLRLSREADIHLYPGGTFFEVAYQQQGVQPYLDTLQAIGFEWVEISDGTISLSEQERIDTIQTARNRGFRVITEIGKKESGSTTPIRQLIAGFYRDMEAGADYVIVEGRESGKNVGIFDANGQLDSDYLLQVGEEIDHRFLIWECPQHSQQVHLFRLLGPEANVGNIAVGDILSVESLRRGLRSDTFYAFLPSPLRGGSRT from the coding sequence TTGAAAGATCCTACCCGTCAGCGCAAGGAAAAGCCGCGAGACCGCGGCTTAACCATGGTGATCGACAAAGGCCTGGGACTGGGGGCGTACCGCGATGTGATTCAATTGGCTGGGTCCTATATCGACTTTATGAAGCTGGGATTCGGTACCGCTGTCCTGACGCCCGTTTCTCTGTTGGCCGAAAAGCTGCGACTGTCCAGGGAAGCGGACATCCACCTGTATCCCGGGGGAACCTTTTTCGAAGTGGCTTACCAGCAACAAGGCGTTCAACCCTATCTGGATACTCTTCAGGCCATCGGCTTCGAATGGGTGGAAATTTCCGACGGCACCATTTCGCTGTCGGAACAGGAACGGATCGACACCATTCAAACGGCCCGGAACCGTGGATTCCGCGTCATAACAGAAATCGGGAAAAAGGAAAGCGGGTCCACCACTCCCATCCGCCAACTGATTGCAGGGTTTTACCGGGACATGGAAGCGGGAGCCGATTACGTGATTGTGGAAGGGCGTGAATCGGGAAAAAACGTGGGGATATTTGATGCCAACGGACAATTGGATTCCGACTACCTGCTGCAGGTGGGAGAGGAAATCGATCACCGGTTCCTCATCTGGGAATGTCCCCAGCATTCCCAACAAGTTCATTTATTTCGCCTGCTGGGTCCGGAAGCCAATGTGGGAAATATCGCGGTAGGGGATATTCTCTCGGTGGAATCCCTTCGACGGGGCCTCCGTTCCGACACATTTTATGCCTTTCTTCCTTCCCCGCTCAGGGGAGGGAGCCGTACGTGA
- a CDS encoding CD1247 N-terminal domain-containing protein produces the protein MEHQSNQLRRDLAFIQGLMEGNGDLGNRPEGTVLKRLVSVLDEMAEENEQLRLRLTELEEYVEAVDEDLNELELILYDEDEEGDEEEEDIGYWEVECPECQQQVLVDDELLDDEEVVDIMCPQCDRVLLADEENDKAKAHPTH, from the coding sequence TTGGAACATCAATCCAATCAATTGCGTCGGGATTTGGCGTTTATCCAAGGTCTGATGGAAGGGAACGGCGACTTGGGAAACCGCCCGGAAGGAACGGTTTTAAAGCGTCTGGTTTCTGTTCTGGATGAGATGGCAGAGGAGAACGAGCAACTCCGCCTGCGTCTGACTGAACTGGAGGAGTACGTGGAGGCCGTGGACGAAGATCTAAATGAGCTGGAATTAATTTTGTATGATGAGGATGAAGAGGGAGACGAAGAAGAAGAGGACATCGGATACTGGGAGGTTGAATGCCCGGAATGCCAACAGCAGGTTCTGGTGGACGATGAGTTGTTGGATGATGAAGAAGTGGTCGATATTATGTGTCCGCAGTGTGACCGTGTCCTGCTGGCGGACGAGGAAAACGACAAGGCGAAAGCGCATCCCACCCATTAA